The Flavobacterium sp. 123 genome contains a region encoding:
- the xerD gene encoding site-specific tyrosine recombinase XerD, with product MNWKSYIKNYQSYLRIERGLSKNTIENYSFDLERLCLFLSQNEIVISPIKIKEETIQQFIYSVSKQVNPRSQARIISGLKSFFSYLIFEDLRSDNPLELIETPKTGRKLPDTLSVDEIDSLISAIDLTSNEGERNRAMLETLYGCGLRVSELVSLKISDLFLEEGFVKVTGKGNKQRFVPIGDLTQKYIEIYRNNIRNHITIKKGFEDILFLNRRGSQLTRAMIFTIIKDLAVKNKLNKTISPHTLRHSFATHLLENGADLRSIQLMLGHESITTTEIYVHLDRKFLTQVINSFHPRKG from the coding sequence ATGAATTGGAAATCTTATATAAAAAATTATCAATCCTATCTAAGAATTGAGCGTGGTTTGTCAAAGAATACAATCGAAAATTATTCTTTTGACTTAGAACGGCTCTGTCTTTTTTTATCCCAAAACGAGATTGTAATTTCTCCAATAAAAATAAAAGAAGAAACCATTCAGCAATTTATTTATAGTGTTTCAAAACAAGTTAATCCTCGTTCACAAGCAAGGATAATTTCAGGGCTTAAAAGTTTTTTTAGTTATTTAATCTTTGAAGATTTGCGTTCGGACAATCCTTTGGAATTAATAGAAACACCAAAGACAGGCCGAAAATTACCCGATACGCTTTCTGTAGATGAAATTGATTCGCTCATTTCTGCTATTGATTTAACATCAAATGAAGGAGAGCGCAATCGGGCTATGTTAGAAACGCTCTATGGATGTGGACTTCGGGTTTCTGAATTAGTTTCGTTAAAAATATCCGATTTGTTTTTGGAAGAAGGGTTTGTCAAAGTTACTGGAAAAGGGAATAAGCAACGTTTCGTACCCATTGGTGATTTAACTCAAAAGTATATAGAAATTTATAGAAATAACATCCGAAATCACATCACTATTAAGAAGGGTTTTGAAGATATATTGTTTTTAAATAGGCGAGGTAGCCAGCTTACTCGAGCTATGATTTTTACTATAATAAAAGATTTAGCTGTAAAGAATAAGTTGAACAAGACTATTAGTCCTCATACGTTGCGACATTCTTTTGCCACACATCTTCTTGAAAATGGTGCTGATCTACGCTCAATACAATTGATGTTAGGTCATGAATCCATAACGACCACAGAAATATACGTACATCTCGACAGAAAGTTTTTGACGCAAGTAATTAATTCTTTTCATCCAAGGAAAGGTTAG
- a CDS encoding DUF493 family protein yields the protein MDQDKEKKTAEFYERLKVELDMSNTWPALYLFKFIVPSVEDNVERVELAFDCMGAVIKTTKSKTGKFTSISVDVQMKDAQEIVDKYIEVSVIEGIVSL from the coding sequence ATGGATCAAGATAAAGAAAAAAAGACTGCTGAGTTTTATGAAAGGTTAAAAGTAGAGTTGGATATGAGTAATACATGGCCAGCTTTGTATTTGTTTAAGTTTATTGTTCCCTCTGTAGAAGACAATGTTGAACGTGTTGAATTAGCATTTGATTGTATGGGAGCAGTAATAAAAACGACTAAGTCTAAAACAGGTAAATTTACTAGTATTTCTGTAGATGTTCAAATGAAAGATGCGCAAGAAATAGTAGATAAATACATAGAAGTTTCCGTAATAGAAGGTATAGTTTCCTTATAA
- the rny gene encoding ribonuclease Y yields MDNILTIIISGIIGIAGGFAIAKIIEKSNISNLIKNAKKEAASILKDANLEAENIKKDKILQAKEKFIELKSEHEQVILSRDKKVAEVEKRVRDKESQISNELAKAKRVNDDFEAKTLEYTNKIETLDKKQAEVDKLHKSQLQQLEVISGLSAEEAKEQLVEGLKSEAKSKAMSHIQDTIEEAKLTAQQEAKKIIINTIQRVGTEEAVENCVSVFNIESDDVKGRIIGREGRNIRALEAATGVEIIVDDTPEAIILSCFDPVRREIARLSLHKLVTDGRIHPARIEEVVAKTAKQIDDEIIEVGKRTVIDLGIHGLHPELIKVVGRMKYRSSYGQNLLQHSREVSKLCGIMAAELGLNVKLAKRAGLLHDIGKVPDTESDLPHALLGMQWAEKYGEKEEVCNAIGAHHDEIEMKSLLSPIIQVCDAISGARPGARRQVLDSYIQRLKDLEEVAYGFSGVKNAYAIQAGRELRVIVESEKVSDDNAATLSFEISQKIQTEMTYPGQVKVTVIRETRAVNIAK; encoded by the coding sequence ATGGACAACATATTAACGATCATTATTTCAGGAATTATTGGTATAGCTGGAGGTTTTGCAATAGCAAAAATCATAGAAAAAAGCAATATTTCTAACCTAATCAAAAACGCAAAGAAAGAAGCAGCATCAATTTTAAAAGACGCAAATCTTGAAGCGGAGAACATTAAAAAAGATAAAATTCTTCAAGCAAAAGAAAAATTTATCGAACTAAAATCAGAACACGAACAAGTAATACTTTCCCGCGATAAAAAAGTAGCAGAAGTAGAAAAAAGAGTTCGTGATAAAGAATCTCAAATCTCAAATGAATTAGCTAAAGCCAAAAGAGTTAATGACGACTTTGAAGCTAAAACACTTGAATACACTAATAAAATAGAAACTTTAGACAAAAAACAAGCTGAAGTTGATAAATTACACAAAAGCCAATTGCAACAATTAGAAGTAATTTCTGGATTGTCTGCCGAAGAAGCAAAAGAGCAATTAGTTGAAGGATTAAAATCTGAAGCTAAAAGCAAAGCGATGTCTCATATACAAGATACAATTGAGGAAGCTAAACTTACTGCGCAACAAGAAGCGAAGAAAATTATCATCAACACAATCCAAAGAGTTGGAACAGAGGAAGCTGTAGAAAATTGCGTTTCTGTTTTCAACATTGAATCTGATGATGTTAAAGGACGTATCATTGGTCGTGAAGGTCGAAATATTAGAGCACTTGAAGCTGCAACTGGTGTTGAAATCATTGTAGATGATACTCCAGAAGCGATTATTCTTTCTTGCTTTGATCCAGTTCGTAGAGAAATTGCTCGTTTGTCTTTACACAAATTAGTTACTGATGGACGTATTCACCCTGCACGTATTGAAGAGGTGGTTGCTAAAACAGCTAAACAAATTGACGATGAAATCATTGAAGTAGGTAAGCGTACTGTTATTGATTTAGGTATCCATGGATTGCATCCTGAATTAATAAAAGTTGTAGGACGCATGAAATACCGTTCTTCTTATGGTCAAAACTTATTGCAACACTCTCGCGAAGTATCAAAACTTTGTGGAATTATGGCTGCTGAATTAGGACTTAATGTAAAACTTGCTAAAAGAGCTGGTTTATTACATGATATTGGTAAAGTTCCAGATACTGAAAGTGATTTACCACACGCTTTATTAGGAATGCAGTGGGCAGAAAAATATGGCGAGAAAGAAGAGGTTTGCAACGCGATTGGTGCGCACCACGATGAGATAGAAATGAAATCATTATTATCTCCAATTATACAAGTTTGTGATGCTATATCTGGAGCAAGACCTGGAGCAAGAAGACAAGTATTAGATTCTTACATTCAACGTTTAAAAGATTTAGAAGAAGTAGCTTACGGGTTTAGTGGAGTTAAAAATGCTTACGCTATTCAAGCGGGTAGAGAACTTCGTGTTATTGTAGAAAGCGAAAAAGTTTCGGATGACAATGCTGCAACTTTATCTTTTGAAATATCACAAAAAATTCAAACAGAGATGACCTATCCTGGTCAAGTTAAAGTAACTGTAATCAGAGAAACTAGAGCAGTTAATATTGCAAAATAA
- a CDS encoding AAA family ATPase, producing the protein MQKEIIVIIGGPGTGKTTIINELIANGYCCYPEISRQVTLEAQKKGIEQLFLKNPLLFSELLLEGRKKQFESACNEPHEMVFLDRGIPDVLAYMHYIGDSYPSFFDAACKEHIYSKIFILPPWEEIYISDQERYENFEQAKLIYNHLTETYQNYGYELIEVPKDSVDKRILFILDKISN; encoded by the coding sequence GTGCAGAAAGAAATCATAGTTATTATTGGCGGCCCGGGAACTGGAAAAACAACAATTATAAATGAATTAATTGCTAATGGCTATTGTTGTTATCCTGAAATTTCTAGACAGGTTACGCTAGAAGCACAAAAGAAAGGAATTGAACAACTTTTTCTAAAAAACCCTTTATTATTCAGCGAATTACTTCTGGAAGGTAGAAAAAAACAATTCGAAAGTGCTTGTAACGAGCCTCATGAAATGGTTTTCTTAGATCGCGGAATTCCCGACGTTTTAGCTTATATGCACTACATTGGAGACAGCTACCCTTCGTTCTTTGATGCTGCATGTAAAGAACATATTTATTCAAAAATATTCATTCTTCCTCCTTGGGAAGAAATTTATATAAGTGACCAAGAGCGTTACGAAAACTTCGAACAGGCTAAATTAATCTATAACCATCTCACAGAAACGTATCAAAATTACGGATACGAACTCATAGAAGTACCTAAAGATAGTGTAGATAAGAGAATTCTTTTTATCTTAGATAAAATTTCAAACTAA
- a CDS encoding outer membrane beta-barrel protein: MKKIVLVMVSLLVYGFTNAQEAKFGVMAGLDFASAKGVYPGGSVSESETGFYIGALVDFTVSNQFHIQPELELVFIKDSKQLQLPILAKVVVVDKLSLLLGPDLLFDLDKKTPGVKTFGLGLDFGGAYDINKNLSIEAKYNLGLTNLIENAPSGYSAKISGFFAGVGYKF, translated from the coding sequence ATGAAAAAGATTGTCTTAGTAATGGTTTCATTATTAGTCTATGGATTTACAAATGCTCAAGAAGCAAAATTTGGAGTAATGGCAGGACTTGATTTCGCATCTGCAAAAGGAGTTTACCCAGGTGGTTCAGTCTCAGAGTCAGAGACTGGTTTTTACATAGGGGCTTTAGTTGATTTTACAGTTTCAAATCAATTTCATATTCAACCTGAATTAGAATTAGTCTTTATTAAGGATTCAAAACAATTGCAATTGCCAATTCTTGCAAAAGTTGTGGTAGTAGATAAATTAAGCCTTCTATTAGGTCCAGATTTGCTGTTTGATTTGGACAAAAAAACTCCTGGTGTTAAAACATTTGGTTTAGGTCTAGATTTTGGTGGGGCATATGATATTAATAAAAACCTGAGTATTGAAGCAAAATATAATTTAGGTTTAACTAACTTAATAGAAAATGCGCCGTCAGGATATAGTGCAAAAATTAGTGGTTTTTTTGCAGGTGTTGGATATAAATTTTAA
- a CDS encoding cation diffusion facilitator family transporter, with protein sequence MSNEQTAIKATYFSIIGNTCLAIIKGLAGFFGNSYALIADAIESTTDIFSSLLVLFGIKYSNKPADDNHPYGHGRAEPLVTFLVVGFLITSATIIAYESILNIQTPHDLPKSWTLFILGAIIMWKEYSFRIVMKRSKQTNSSSLKADAWHHRSDAITSVAAFVGITIALVLGKGYESADDWAALFASGFILYNSYLIFRPALGEIMDEHLYDDLIEDIRRVSHQVDGIIDTEKCFIRKSGMKYHVDLHARVDATISVKEGHDLAHLLKDTLRSEIPELGHVLIHVEPN encoded by the coding sequence ATGTCAAATGAACAAACCGCTATAAAGGCTACTTATTTTAGTATTATTGGTAATACCTGTCTTGCTATAATAAAAGGGTTAGCAGGGTTTTTCGGAAATTCATATGCACTTATAGCAGACGCAATTGAATCTACTACAGATATATTTTCTTCTTTATTAGTTTTATTTGGAATAAAATATTCTAATAAACCAGCAGATGATAATCATCCTTATGGTCATGGTCGTGCAGAGCCATTGGTTACTTTTTTGGTTGTGGGATTTTTAATTACTTCGGCTACTATAATTGCCTATGAGAGTATTTTGAATATCCAAACGCCTCACGATTTACCCAAATCATGGACATTATTCATACTTGGTGCTATTATTATGTGGAAAGAATATTCATTCCGTATCGTCATGAAACGTAGCAAGCAAACCAACAGTTCTTCTTTAAAAGCTGATGCATGGCACCACAGAAGCGATGCAATAACTTCAGTAGCTGCTTTTGTTGGAATTACGATTGCTTTAGTTTTAGGCAAAGGATATGAATCTGCAGATGATTGGGCTGCTCTTTTTGCTTCTGGTTTTATTTTATATAACAGTTATTTGATTTTCAGACCAGCTTTGGGAGAAATAATGGATGAACATCTTTATGATGATTTAATTGAAGATATCAGACGTGTTTCACATCAGGTGGATGGGATAATAGATACTGAAAAATGTTTTATTCGTAAATCAGGAATGAAATATCATGTAGACCTACACGCTCGTGTTGATGCAACTATTTCTGTAAAAGAAGGACATGATTTAGCACATTTGCTCAAAGATACTTTGCGAAGTGAGATTCCTGAATTAGGGCATGTTTTAATTCATGTGGAACCTAATTAA
- a CDS encoding DUF4290 domain-containing protein, producing MNSKYTKENANDVVHHLEYNAERSHLIIPEYGRHLQKLIDQATVIEDVEERNKAAKYIIQVMGSLNPHLRDVPDFQHKLWDQLFIMSDFRLQVESPYPIPSREVLQLKPDVLKYPQNFPKYRYYGNNIKYMIDVANKWEEGEMKNALVKVIANHMKKSYLSWNKDTVKDDVIFEHLYELSGGKIDMLQSTEELINTTDLLRTNKRISNKISPPGQPKIQSNKNIKTGKQKPFQKNNQK from the coding sequence ATGAATTCAAAATATACAAAAGAAAATGCGAATGATGTAGTTCATCATTTGGAATATAATGCTGAGAGATCGCATTTAATTATTCCAGAGTATGGTCGCCATTTGCAAAAATTAATTGATCAGGCTACTGTAATTGAGGATGTTGAAGAGCGCAATAAAGCCGCTAAATACATTATTCAAGTTATGGGAAGTTTGAATCCTCATTTGCGTGATGTGCCAGATTTTCAACACAAATTGTGGGATCAATTATTCATTATGTCTGATTTTAGACTGCAGGTTGAATCTCCATATCCAATACCTTCTCGTGAAGTATTACAGCTAAAGCCAGATGTGTTAAAGTATCCTCAGAATTTTCCAAAATACAGATATTATGGCAATAATATTAAATACATGATTGATGTTGCCAATAAATGGGAAGAAGGAGAAATGAAAAATGCTTTGGTAAAAGTAATTGCCAATCATATGAAAAAGTCTTATTTAAGTTGGAATAAAGACACTGTAAAAGATGATGTGATATTTGAGCATTTATACGAATTGTCTGGCGGTAAAATTGATATGCTTCAAAGTACGGAAGAATTGATTAATACCACAGATTTGTTGCGAACGAATAAACGAATTTCAAATAAAATTTCGCCTCCAGGACAACCAAAGATTCAGAGCAACAAGAATATAAAAACAGGAAAACAAAAACCTTTTCAAAAAAATAATCAAAAATAA
- a CDS encoding cell division protein ZapA produces the protein MDDKLKIKISIADRVYPLTVELSQEEGLRSASKKIDMMIKQFEENYAVRDKQDVLAMCALQFASKSEQKQIDNAIDGEATIERIKKINALLDQYLDN, from the coding sequence ATGGACGATAAGCTTAAAATTAAAATATCAATTGCAGACAGAGTCTACCCGTTAACGGTAGAACTATCTCAGGAAGAAGGGCTTCGAAGCGCTTCAAAAAAAATTGATATGATGATAAAGCAATTTGAAGAAAATTATGCCGTTCGTGATAAGCAAGATGTATTAGCCATGTGTGCGTTACAGTTTGCATCAAAATCCGAACAAAAACAAATTGATAATGCCATTGATGGCGAAGCGACTATTGAACGAATTAAAAAAATCAATGCGCTTTTAGATCAATATCTCGACAATTAA
- the murA gene encoding UDP-N-acetylglucosamine 1-carboxyvinyltransferase codes for MGIFKIEGGISLKGDITPQGAKNEALQILCAVLLTPEKVTINNIPDIIDINKLITLLGNLGVKIQKMGPGSYTFQADEVNIEYLETEAFKKEGGSLRGSIMIVGPLLARFGKGYIPKPGGDKIGRRRLDTHFEGFINLGAKFRYNREDHFYGVEAPEGLTGTHMLLDEASVTGTANIVMAAVLAKGETTVYNAACEPYLQQLCKMLNSMGANITGVGSNLLTIQGVESLGGCEHRILPDMIEIGSWIGLAAMTKSEITIKNVSWENLGLIPNTFRKLGITLEKRGDDIYIPAHVDGYEVKTDIDGSILTISDAPWPGFTPDLLSIVLVVATQARGDVLIHQKMFESRLFFVDKLIDMGAKIMLCDPHRAVVMGHDFKSQLKATTMSSPDIRAGISLLIAALSAKGTSTIQNIEQIDRGYERIDERLRAIGAKIVRA; via the coding sequence ATGGGAATTTTCAAAATCGAAGGTGGCATTAGTCTAAAAGGAGATATTACTCCACAAGGAGCAAAAAATGAAGCTTTACAAATCCTTTGTGCAGTTTTACTTACTCCAGAAAAAGTAACAATCAATAATATTCCAGATATTATTGATATTAACAAGTTGATTACCTTATTAGGTAATTTAGGAGTTAAAATTCAAAAAATGGGACCTGGATCATACACGTTTCAGGCAGACGAAGTAAATATTGAGTACCTAGAAACCGAAGCTTTCAAAAAAGAGGGAGGATCATTAAGAGGTTCTATAATGATTGTTGGGCCGCTTTTGGCACGTTTTGGAAAAGGATATATTCCAAAACCCGGAGGAGATAAAATCGGACGTAGAAGATTGGATACACACTTTGAAGGGTTTATTAATCTAGGTGCAAAATTCAGATACAATAGAGAAGATCATTTTTATGGAGTAGAAGCTCCTGAGGGATTGACTGGAACACATATGTTGCTTGATGAAGCATCAGTAACTGGAACTGCTAATATAGTAATGGCAGCAGTTTTGGCCAAAGGAGAAACAACAGTTTATAATGCTGCTTGTGAACCTTATTTGCAACAACTATGTAAAATGTTGAACTCTATGGGTGCAAATATTACTGGTGTTGGTTCAAACTTGCTAACAATTCAAGGAGTTGAAAGTTTAGGAGGATGTGAACATAGAATTCTTCCTGATATGATTGAAATAGGAAGCTGGATTGGTCTAGCTGCTATGACAAAATCAGAAATTACAATTAAAAATGTAAGCTGGGAAAACCTTGGGCTTATTCCAAATACTTTTAGAAAATTAGGAATCACTTTAGAAAAGCGAGGAGATGATATTTACATTCCTGCTCATGTTGATGGATATGAAGTGAAAACGGATATTGATGGTTCAATACTAACTATTTCTGATGCACCTTGGCCAGGATTTACTCCTGATTTATTGAGCATTGTTTTAGTTGTTGCGACTCAAGCAAGAGGAGATGTTTTGATTCACCAAAAAATGTTCGAAAGCCGTTTGTTTTTTGTAGACAAATTGATTGATATGGGAGCAAAGATTATGCTTTGTGATCCGCATAGAGCAGTGGTAATGGGGCATGATTTTAAATCGCAATTGAAAGCGACTACAATGTCTTCACCAGATATTCGTGCGGGAATCTCATTATTGATTGCAGCCCTTTCTGCTAAAGGAACAAGTACTATTCAAAATATTGAACAAATTGACAGAGGGTACGAGCGAATAGATGAACGATTAAGAGCAATAGGCGCTAAAATAGTTAGAGCTTAA
- a CDS encoding porin family protein: MKKVILATILFLAVSINMQAQLVKLGIKGGINYANQSGTDITVNSINYNSTDAITSYHIGLVAELKLTDGLAIQPELLYSTQGATYKNAITEFKNELGYISIPVLAKISLNKSISLDLGPQASFLLSEKNEFDYKNSKTFEFAAAGGLTLKVTKSLFIQGRYVLGLTEASKDAQIKNSVLQVSAGILF, from the coding sequence ATGAAAAAAGTAATTTTAGCAACAATCTTGTTTCTTGCAGTTTCAATAAACATGCAAGCGCAACTAGTAAAATTAGGAATTAAAGGAGGGATAAATTATGCAAATCAAAGCGGAACAGACATCACTGTAAATTCGATTAATTATAACAGTACTGATGCAATCACAAGCTACCATATAGGTTTAGTTGCTGAACTTAAACTAACAGATGGTTTAGCCATTCAACCTGAGTTATTATATTCTACACAAGGTGCTACTTACAAAAATGCAATAACAGAATTTAAAAATGAATTGGGTTATATCTCAATTCCTGTTCTTGCAAAAATCAGTTTAAATAAAAGTATAAGTTTAGATTTAGGCCCACAAGCTTCATTTTTATTGAGCGAAAAAAACGAATTTGATTATAAAAATTCTAAAACATTTGAATTTGCTGCAGCTGGTGGTTTAACTCTTAAAGTTACTAAAAGTCTATTTATCCAAGGTAGATATGTACTAGGTCTTACAGAAGCTTCAAAAGATGCTCAAATTAAGAACTCAGTTCTACAGGTTTCTGCAGGAATATTATTTTAA
- the aroQ gene encoding type II 3-dehydroquinate dehydratase, which translates to MKICIINGPNLNLLGKREPEVYGSLTFEDYFETLKSKFPAIDFTYYQSNIEGELIDKIQEFGFAYDGIILNAGAYTHTSIGIGDAIKAITTPVIEVHISNTFSRESFRHQSYISGNAKGVILGFGLKSYELAIQSFL; encoded by the coding sequence ATGAAAATTTGCATCATTAATGGCCCTAATCTGAATCTTTTAGGAAAAAGAGAACCTGAAGTATATGGCAGTCTAACCTTTGAAGATTATTTTGAAACTTTAAAATCAAAATTTCCTGCTATTGATTTCACATACTATCAAAGCAACATTGAAGGAGAATTAATTGATAAAATACAAGAATTTGGTTTTGCATATGATGGTATTATTCTTAATGCTGGTGCTTACACCCATACTTCTATAGGAATTGGAGATGCCATAAAAGCGATAACAACACCCGTAATTGAAGTTCACATATCAAATACTTTCTCTCGCGAAAGTTTCCGTCATCAATCATATATTTCAGGCAATGCCAAAGGAGTAATTTTAGGTTTTGGTCTAAAAAGTTATGAACTAGCAATACAGTCTTTTTTGTAA
- a CDS encoding M23 family metallopeptidase — translation MKLFAFCILFSCTVFAQNDYPKDYFRSPLDIPVQLSGNFGELRPNHFHAGFDFKTMQKEGFNVYAVADGYISRIKISTFGNGKTIYIDHPNGYTSVYGHLQKASDSIETFIKKTHYKEQSFEIEMFYKPNEIPIKKGQLIAFSGNTGASEGPHLHFEFRDTKTEKIINPMLFGFQKFLRDTTKPIVSGVYVYPLDSKTSVNQSMRPLLLNMTLQKDGTYLSDKVIANGKIGFGIIANDFDDVSFNKNGVYKVQSYLNGTPNFGYQFDTYSFDDMRYVNALIDYSKYKKTDQRVQKLFMKKPYALNFIVTDASYGVTQVVPNLSSVCRIEVSDFYNNQTVVSIPIEYDLLSTIIEPESKTSSYFIKSSKDNNFAKENMSVFFPANTFYDDFDMNFDVKNNVLYLHEDTVPAHSNFTITIVDSLFTEAQREKIFIGRIEDNKINYNTTYRKANVFTARSKTLGQYKLILDTIAPKISILKPIAGKWLTGVKNIQLTISDSLSGIKSYNGYLNGKWILFEYDNKTKKITHNFSDGIVAEGTNDLKVVVIDNVGNSTTFETHFFRSQKK, via the coding sequence ATGAAATTATTTGCATTTTGTATTTTATTTAGCTGTACTGTTTTTGCTCAAAACGATTATCCTAAAGATTATTTTCGTTCCCCACTGGATATTCCGGTGCAATTGTCAGGTAATTTTGGAGAATTAAGACCAAATCATTTTCACGCTGGTTTTGATTTTAAAACCATGCAAAAAGAGGGGTTCAATGTATATGCGGTTGCCGATGGCTACATTTCAAGAATAAAAATATCAACTTTTGGTAACGGAAAAACAATTTATATAGACCACCCAAATGGTTATACTTCAGTTTATGGACATCTACAAAAAGCATCAGATTCAATCGAAACTTTTATTAAAAAAACACATTACAAAGAGCAATCTTTTGAAATAGAAATGTTTTACAAGCCAAATGAAATTCCTATCAAAAAAGGACAATTAATTGCTTTTTCTGGAAATACAGGTGCTTCTGAAGGTCCTCATTTGCATTTTGAGTTTAGAGATACAAAAACAGAAAAAATTATTAATCCAATGCTTTTTGGATTTCAAAAATTTCTTAGAGATACTACAAAACCAATAGTTTCAGGGGTCTATGTTTATCCATTGGATTCAAAAACGAGTGTGAATCAATCCATGCGTCCCTTGTTATTAAATATGACTTTGCAAAAAGATGGTACCTATTTGTCAGATAAAGTTATCGCTAATGGTAAAATAGGTTTTGGCATCATTGCCAATGATTTTGATGATGTTTCATTTAATAAAAATGGGGTGTATAAAGTGCAGTCTTATCTTAACGGAACTCCAAATTTTGGCTATCAGTTTGATACGTACTCTTTTGATGATATGCGCTATGTTAATGCGCTAATTGATTATTCGAAGTATAAAAAAACAGATCAAAGAGTTCAAAAATTATTTATGAAAAAGCCCTATGCGTTGAACTTTATTGTCACGGATGCCAGTTATGGGGTTACTCAGGTTGTGCCAAATTTATCTTCGGTATGTCGTATTGAAGTTTCTGATTTTTATAATAATCAAACGGTGGTTTCAATACCTATTGAATATGATTTATTATCTACTATAATTGAACCGGAATCTAAAACATCGAGTTATTTTATAAAATCGAGTAAAGACAATAATTTTGCTAAAGAGAATATGTCGGTGTTTTTTCCTGCCAACACTTTTTATGATGATTTTGACATGAATTTTGATGTAAAAAACAATGTTTTATATCTTCATGAAGATACTGTTCCTGCTCATTCTAATTTCACTATTACAATTGTAGACTCACTTTTCACAGAAGCACAGCGGGAAAAAATATTTATTGGCAGAATTGAAGATAATAAAATCAATTACAATACAACCTATCGAAAAGCTAATGTTTTTACAGCCAGATCAAAAACATTAGGTCAGTATAAATTAATTTTGGATACAATTGCACCAAAAATTTCTATTTTAAAACCTATTGCAGGAAAATGGTTGACTGGAGTAAAGAATATTCAACTCACAATTAGTGATTCACTTTCGGGTATAAAATCATATAATGGATACTTAAATGGGAAATGGATATTATTTGAATACGATAATAAAACCAAAAAAATCACTCATAATTTCAGCGATGGTATTGTTGCTGAAGGTACTAATGATTTAAAAGTTGTTGTAATTGATAATGTAGGAAATTCAACTACCTTTGAGACGCATTTCTTTAGAAGTCAAAAAAAATAA